The Bicyclus anynana chromosome 4, ilBicAnyn1.1, whole genome shotgun sequence genome window below encodes:
- the LOC112046599 gene encoding 1-acyl-sn-glycerol-3-phosphate acyltransferase alpha, producing the protein MWDTVCFFVAILLFTYLLKQITSSEPNKIKFHSYFIVYYLYGCFFAAFLWPVFLFRPKDIRNARFGASLFMPINKLYNLKWELRNGEILSEDRGAVIVSNHQSSLDILGMFTIWDVIGKLAPIAKKEIFYVWPFGLAAYLAGVVFIDRNNAKAAYKTLQLTSEVMVKKKAKIWIFPEGTRKKDSGTKLLPFKKGAFAIAVAAQKPVIPLVYSPYYFIDEKKYVFDKGHVVIQCLEPVKTEGLTMEDVPELVERIRNQMEKAYKELTKEILTTLPPEYSHSLAITT; encoded by the exons ATGTGGGATACAGTGTGTTTTTTTGtcgctatattattatttacatatttgttaAAACAAATCACTAGCAGTgaaccaaataaaataaaattccatTCTTATTTCATCGTCTattatttgtatggatgtttcttCGCGGCTTTCCTTTGGCCCGTTTTTTTGTTTAGACCAAAAGACATTAGGAATGCAAG atTTGGAGCGTCTCTTTTTATGCCAATAAACAAACTCTATAATTTGAAATGGGAACTACGAAATGGTGAAATTCTATCGGAAGACCGTGGCGCTGTTATCGTCTCGAACCACCAATCATCATTAGACATCTTAG gaaTGTTTACTATTTGGGATGTCATTGGTAAGTTGGCGCCCATAGCAAAGAAGGAAATATTTTATGTGTGGCCATTTGGGCTGGCAGCATACCTGGCGGGGGTTGTATTCATTGACAGAAATAACGCGAAAGCTGCATACAAAACACTACAACTTACTTCAGAGGTTATGGTCAAAAAAAAG GCAAAAATATGGATATTTCCTGAAGGCACTAGAAAGAAAGACAGCGGTACGAAACTTTTACCTTTCAAGAAAGGAGCGTTTGCTATAGCAGTGGCTGCGCAGAAGCCTGTGATACCTTTAGTGTACTCACCTTACTACTTCATAGATGAAAAGAAATACGTATTCGATAAAG GACATGTCGTAATCCAATGCTTGGAACCTGTCAAAACTGAAGGCTTGACGATGGAGGATGTGCCAGAACTAGTAGAACGCATACGAAACCAAATGGAGAAGGCATACAAAGAACTTACAAAAGAAATTTTGACCACCTTACCGCCAGAATACTCACATTCATTAGCCATTActacgtaa